The following proteins come from a genomic window of Trifolium pratense cultivar HEN17-A07 linkage group LG4, ARS_RC_1.1, whole genome shotgun sequence:
- the LOC123921177 gene encoding uncharacterized protein LOC123921177 yields the protein MASEKQQQQDDDKRTIPLKILVDKQRNKVIFVESTKEFVDTLFSFLSLPLGTIVRLLSTKNNNNDKQSSDSFPFLDSIQNLYQSVQNLNSDHIWNNPVCKQMLLHPKNPCESLCMKLFLNIDDTEPSNKIFVCDSCKKFTTFQNLNCTCGKPTRQPQNLDSEGDQESSTSVESGVFVRDDGLMFMVFDDLKIVPSSLVTSMQLLIELGYPDLTQLEEIRRNIGKQEILNLLKYTLTSHEPLTNTLLASSSKNKDNPPNQSASTFKASPCTSTTSKMDIKVVQSKSKEKIIIAEANGDFVNFIFSFLTMPLGSIVNLFDGNSLTGCVGNLYKSVEKLDSSLCTDSHSVLLNPGIAPQFGCPNQPLNIPHVEDPTYYYGTERLSLNDGFFYIIKEKIEGGVISKTEGSIYDAKLLTALDPKSPNRLKEGVVGFVKRATLFSVGDDLKVKPLSANSCFSYLKELRLSLDDIEVKVISIGEAEALSLLAASLTSKFTLTDVLGDQLNVPNQESTSLKVPKQEPT from the exons ATGGCTTCtgaaaaacaacaacaacaagatgATGATAAAAGAACAATTCCCCTGAAAATCTTAGTGgacaaacaaagaaacaaagttATATTTGTGGAATCAACAAAGGAATTTGTTGACACTCTCTTCAGCTTCCTATCTCTTCCACTTGGCACCATCGTTCGTCTTCTATCCaccaaaaacaataacaatgacAAACAATCATCAGATTCATTCCCATTTCTTGACAGCATCCAAAACCTCTACCAAAGTGTCCAAAACCTCAACTCAGACCATATTTGGAACAACCCTGTCTGCAAACAAATGTTGTTGCATCCTAAGAATCCATGTGAATCACTGTGCATGAAGTTGTTCTTGAATATTGATGATACCGAACCATCAAATAAGATTTTTGTGTGTGATTCTTGTAAGAAGTTCACTACTTTTCAAAATCTTAATTGTACGTGTGGAAAACCAACTAGACAACCTCAGAATTTGGATTCTGAGGGTGATCAGGAGAGTAGTACTAGTGTGGAAAGTGGGGTGTTTGTCAGAGATGATGGATTAATGTTTATGGTGTTTGATGATTTAAAGATTGTACCAAGTTCCTTGGTGACTTCCATGCAGCTGTTGATAGAACTGGGGTATCCAGACTTGACTCAACTGGAGGAAATCAGACGCAACATTGGAAAGCAGGAG ATATTGAACCTCCTCAAGTATACCTTAACCTCTCATGAACCTCTCACAAATACACTTTTGGCAAGTAGCTCCAAGAATAAAGACAACCCACCTAACCAATCTGCATCAACTTTTAAAGCATCACCTTGCACTAGTACCACTAGTAAAATGGATATTAAGGTAGTGCAAAGTAAATCTAAGGAAAAAATAATCATTGCAGAAGCTAATGGAGAttttgttaatttcatatttagCTTCCTTACTATGCCATTAGGGTCCATTGTAAATCTTTTTGATGGTAACTCTCTTACTGGATGCGTTGGTAATTTGTACAAGAGTGTGGAGAAATTGGATTCTTCATTGTGTACCGACTCACACTCTGTGTTACTAAATCCTGGTATAGCACCACAGTTTGGCTGTCCAAACCAGCCTCTCAACATTCCTCATGTAGAAGACCCTACTTATTATTATGGTACAGAGAGGTTATCTTTAAATGatggttttttttatattataaaagaaaagataGAGGGAGGAGTGATTTCTAAGACAGAGGGATCAATTTATGATGCAAAACTCTTGACTGCACTGGATCCTAAATCCCCCAACAGGTTAAAAGAAGGTGTTGTGGGATTTGTGAAGAGAGCAACATTATTTAGTGTTGGAGATGATCTAAAAGTAAAACCACTTTCTGCTAATTCCTGCTTTTCATATTTGAAAGAGTTACGCCTTTCCCTTGACGACATTGAAGTGAAGGTGATAAGCATTGGTGAAGCTGAG GCTTTGAGCCTGCTTGCAGCTTCATTGACATCAAAATTTACCTTGACTGATGTACTCGGAGACCAGTTGAATGTGCCTAACCAAGAATCAACTTCTTTGAAAGTTCCTAAACAAGAACCAACTTGA
- the LOC123922034 gene encoding uncharacterized protein LOC123922034, with translation MASQQQNSKTIPLKVLVDKNSNKVVFVEATEDFVETIVSFLSLPLPTIVRLLATATNNNSDQQSESSPFLGNIKNLYQSVQNINSNDIWSSPACKQMLLRPRNPWESLLKELFLNIDDTESIEFFVCDSCYKFTTFQNLKCTCGKLPNRKPRNLDSEGQGNNAKNGVFLRRSGTMFLVSDNLKILPSSKVNSLMMLVESGCSNLTQLEEVTHNIDKQEILNLLKYTLTSHEPLTNTILASSSKIKDGPPNQSESSVRVMPSPSDGSKMNIKVVQSKSQNKIITIEDNGDFVDFIFSFLTMPLGSIVKLLGANSFAGSGCVGNLYKSVENLDPTSVLLNPGIGPQLGWPNQPVNIPHLQPPSTRGSYYYGTGTPKRERDRNYCDLYRTIEVTVKGGVISKSKGSIYNAKTLIALDPRLFNSSEEGVVGFMKRTTFYGVGDNLEVKPLSANFCLSYLKELSLPIDDLEVKVIPIGETEALRFLGAFLTSKFTLTNGLQDFLNVTEQESTILKVPKQES, from the exons ATGGCTTCTCAACAACAAAACTCCAAGACGATTCCCCTCAAAGTCTTAGTGGACAAAAACAGCAACAAAGTTGTTTTTGTGGAAGCAACAGAAGACTTTGTTGAAACTATCGTCAGCTTCCTATCTCTTCCACTTCCCACTATTGTTCGACTTTTAGCCACCGCTACCAACAACAACAGTGACCAACAATCAGAATCATCACCATTCCTTGGCAATATCAAAAACCTCTACCAAAGTGTTCAAAACATAAACTCAAATGATATTTGGAGCAGCCCTGCATGCAAACAAATGTTGTTGCGTCCCAGGAACCCGTGGGAATCACTGTTGAAGGAGTTGTTCTTGAATATTGATGATACTGAATCAATAGAGTTTTTTGTGTGTGATTCTTGTTACAAGTTTACTACTTTTCAAAACCTTAAATGCACCTGTGGGAAGCTCCCAAATAGAAAGCCAAGGAATTTGGATTCTGAAGGTCAGGGCAATAATGCTAAAAATGGAGTCTTTCTTAGACGAAGTGGAACAATGTTTCTGGTGTCTGATAATTTGAAGATTTTGCCAAGTTCCAAGGTGAATTCTTTAATGATGTTGGTTGAATCAGGGTGTTCAAACTTGACTCAACTAGAGGAAGTCACACACAACATTGACAAGCAGGAG ATACTGAACCTACTCAAGTATACCTTAACCTCTCATGAGCCTCTCACAAATACAATTTTGGCAAGTAGCTCCAAAATCAAAGATGGCCCGCCTAACCAATCTGAATCATCTGTTAGAGTAATGCCTTCCCCAAGTGACGGCAGTAAAATGAATATTAAGGTAGTGCAAAGTAAATCTCAGAACAAAATAATCACTATAGAAGACAATGGAGATTTTGTTGACTTCATTTTTAGCTTCCTTACCATGCCATTAGGGTCCATTGTAAAGCTTTTGGGAGCCAACTCTTTTGCTGGATCTGGATGTGTTGGTAATTTGTACAAGAGTGTGGAGAACTTGGACCCTACATCTGTCTTACTCAATCCTGGTATAGGACCACAGTTGGGTTGGCCAAACCAGCCCGTCAACATTCCCCATTTACAACCACCATCCACTAGAGGTTCATATTACTATGGCACTGGAACACCAAAGCGAGAGAGGGATCGTAATTATTGTGATCTTTATCGAACAATAGAAGTAACGGTTAAGGGAGGAGTGATTTCTAAGTCAAAGGGATCAATTTATAATGCAAAAACCTTGATTGCACTTGACCCTAGACTCTTCAACAGTTCAGAAGAAGGTGTTGTGGGATTCATGAAGAGAACAACATTTTATGGTGTAGGAGATAATCTAGAAGTGAAACCACTTTCTGCTAATTTTTGCCTTTCATATCTGAAAGAATTAAGCCTTCCTATTGATGATCTTGAAGTGAAGGTGATACCCATCGGTGAAACTGAG GCTTTGAGGTTCCTTGGAGCATTCTTGACATCAAAATTTACCTTGACCAATGGACTGCAAGACTTTTTGAATGTGACTGAACAAGAATCAACTATTTTGAAAGTCCCTAAACAAGAATCTTAG